CCATCGCCGCTCGGCGACTGGCTTTTGGAACACGGCTATCTCGGCGCCGATGTCCCGCTCATCAAGCACGTCGCGGCAATTCCCGGACAGCGTGTCTGCCGTACTGGCGTAACCATCAGCATCGACGGAGAGACCGTCGCGACTGCAAGAGAGCGCGACCGTTTCGCCCGCCCGCTGCCGGTCTGGCAGGGCTGCCAACGGCTCACCAACGATCAGGTCTTCTTCCTCAATCCCGACACCGAGGCGAGCCTAGACGGGCGCTATTTCGGACCGTTGCCGCGCGACACGATCATCGGCCGCACTGTGCCGATCTGGACGCGTGAGGGCTGACGCGATGGCCTTTCTTCTCCCTTCCGGCCGTCGTCTTGTCGCCTCTTCCGCGATCCTGATCACACTTTCCGGTTGCGCCAATCCGCCCGCCGCTGACGCACAAGATACGGTCTCGCACTCCGCAGAAATCGCCGCGCCGACGTCCGATGTCGACGCTTACGTTGCCGAAGCGGCGCAACGCTTCCGCATCCCCGAGCGCTGGATACGCGCCGTCATGCAAGCCGAAAGCGCGGGCAATGCGCGCGCCGTCAGCAGCGCCGGTGCGATGGGCCTCATGCAGATCATGCCCGGCACCTGGGCGGAACTGCGTGCCGAACATGGCTTCGGATCGGACCCGTTCGACCGCCGCGATAACATCCTCGCGGGCACGGCCTATCTGCGCCAGATGTACGACCAATTTGGTGCGCCGGGGTTTCTCGCGGCCTACAATGCTGGCCCCGGACGGTATGCCGAGCACCTTCACACGGGGCGGAAATTGCCGCGTGAGACCCGTCGTTACGTTGCCGTCCTTTCGCAGGAGCTTAGCTTTTCGGATGCAGCGCCGTTGCAGCCGGTGCGCACCGTTTCTGCCGACCGATGGCAAGCTGCCCCGCTCTTTGCGCCCGTCACAGCTTCGCGTGAAACGCAACGCAGAACCGAACCAGGCCGCACATCAATCGATGTTCAGACCGCAGAAGAACCGGCGCAGTCAGGTTCACAGAACAGCCAATCGAACCCGCTTTTCGTCTCCAGAACCGGGGAGCCAGAGCGATGAGCGCACTGATCTGGCTCCGCCCCGTTCTGTCGTGCTGTCTCGTATGGAATTCGGCAGGCGGAGAATTGCAGCCGATATCAACGACGGGAGGGCAAGATAAAAGGGCCGGCGCACATGGGCGCTACGGCATTGTTGTTGTTGACGTTTTTGCGTGCTGTGCACTTGACCGCAGTGCCACAGGCGCACTTATAAACCTGATTTCATTCATCTTTTTCCGTCCCACGCCATCCTTTCGTGAGGTTTCGGCATGAGCGGACGCGACAATGACATCCGCATCAAGCCCGGGCGCATCCGCGACAAGGGTCCGTCGGCCAGGCGCGCGAAGAGCTTCGTCGGGCAGGTCATGCGTGCCGCGAAGAAGGCGGGACATACCGGTAACAACTTCAGAACGAGCGGCGGTCGCGCCGGTCGATCGACCTTCGGACGCGGGCGCTTCGTCAGAGTGTCTCGCGGGCTTGCGCGGACGCAGCGCCGCGTAGTCGTGAACGCGCGGATCGTCAGACATCGTGGCCAGAAGTTTCGGTCAGCCCCGCTCGCCAGGCATCTCGACTATCTGAAGCGCGAGGGTGTCACCAAGGACGGCCGAGATGCGGCCACGTTCGACAAGGAGCACGACCGAGCCAACGACCGCGCCTTCGCCGCCAGCGCCGAAGACGACCGGCATCATTTCCGCTTCATCATCTCGCCGGAAGACGCCGGTCAGATGGAAGACTTGCGCGCCTTCACCCGCGACCTGATGGCCCAGGCCGAACGCGATCTCGGCACCGAGCTCGATTGGGTCGCAGTCGATCATTGGAACACCGACAATCCGCATGTCCACGTGCTGGTGCGCGGCAAAGCCGATGATGGGAAAGACCTCGTCATCTCTCGCCATTACATCAGCCGCGGTCTGCGGGGCCGCGCTGAAGAGCTTGTGAAGTTGGAGCTCGGTCCCCGCAGTGAGAAGGAGATCGCGACCGGGCTCGATGCCGAAGTGAAGGCCGAGCGCTGGACCGGTCTGGATCGGGCGCTGCGGTCCTATGCCCACGATACGCTCGGTGTGGCCGACCTGCGGCCCGGCGCGCCTGATCTCGACGACAAAGAGCTCAAGCGCCGAATGATCGGCCGTGCGCAGGCGTTGGAACGGTTTGGGCTTGCAGACAAACTCGTACCCTCCGTCTGGCAGTTGAAGCCAGGGATGGAAGACACGCTGCGCGAAATGGCCGTGCGCGGCGACATCATCAAGACGATGCATCGGGCGATGGGTGGACAGTCCCGCGCACAAACTGACTTTGCGATCGAGGGGCAACCGGAAACACTGGTTCTCGGCAAGCTGGTCGATCGCGGGTTGCACAACGAACTTTCCGGCGAGGCCTACGCCATCATCGACGGGGTCGATGGCCGTCTCCATCACCTGCGTTTCCGCGATCTCGATCTGACGGGCGACACACCGGTCGGCGGGATCGTCGAGACGCGGAGCTGGGCCGGGAAGGATGGTGGGGCGCGGCGCCTCGCTTTGGTCGGGAGATCGGACATTGCGCTCGCCAAACAAGTCAACGCCGATGGCGCGACCTGGGTCGATCGGTTGGCGCTTGCCAAGACCAGCGCGCCGCTCGCGCAGAGCGGGTTTGGCGCGGAGGTCCGCGACGCATTGGAGAAGCGGGCCGAGCATTTGGTTGGACAGGGTCTGGCGACGCGGCAAGGTCAGCGCGTCACCTTCAACCGCGATCTCCTGAAGACACTGCGCCGGCGCGATCTCGATCAAGCTGCAAGCAAGATCGCCGACGACACCGGTCTGTCCTTCCGCAAGTCCGGTGACGGCGAGACCGTGGCTGGCACGTATCGCCAGCGCCTAGATCTCGCCTCCGGCCGCTTCGCCATGATCGATGACGGCATGGGGTTCGAGCTCGTCCCCTGGAAGCCCCAGCTCGAAAAGCATCTCGGCCAGACCGTCTCTGGCACCGTCGCGACCGGCGGCGGCATCGACTGGTCGCTCGGCCGCAAGCGCGGCCTGTCGATCTGACCCGGAGAACTCTATGACCTCGAAGAAACATGCATCACCGGCCACCGCCATCCTCTGGGGCCAGATCCTCGTCGTCTCGACGGTCGCGCTGCTCTTCGTCTGGGCGGCGACGCAATGGGTGGCGTTCCGGCTCGGCTTCCAGTCCGAACTGGGCGACCCGGTGGCGACCATCTTCGGCCTGCCGATCTACCCGCCCTGGAACGTCTTTGTCTGGTGGTACTGGTACGACGCCTATGCGCCGCGCGTCTTCATGGAGGGCGCAATCATCGCGGGCGCGGGCGGCATCGCCGCTGTATGCGTTGCGATCTTTCTTTCCGTCCTGCGCGCCCGCGAAGCGAGCAACGTGACGACCTATGGTTCCGCCCGGTGGGGGACCGAGAAGGATATGCGCGAGGCGGGATTGTTCGTGGATGATGGCGTGGTCCTCGGACGCTACCGGTCCCGCTACCTCCGCCATGACGGGCCTGAACATGTGCTCTGCTTCGCGCCGACGCGCTCCGGCAAAGGTGTCGGTCTGGTCGTGCCGTCACTGCTCACTTGGCCGGGCTCGGCCATCGTCCACGACATCAAGGGCGAGAACTGGGAGCTCACGGCGAACTACCGCGCCCGCTTCAGCCGGGTGTTGCTCTTCGATCCAACCGATCCGAACTCGGCGGCCTACAATCCGCTGCTCGAAGTGCGGCGCGGCGATAGCGAGGTGCGCGACGTTCAGAACGTCGCCGACATCTTGGTCGATCCCGAGGGTCTGCTCGAACGGCGGAACCATTGGGAAAAGACGAGCCACTCGCTCTTGGTCGGCGCGATCCTGCATGTCCTCTACGCCGAAGCCGACAAGACGCTGGCGGGCGTCGCGGCCTTCCTCTCCGATCCGAAGCGTCCGATCGAGTCGACGCTCGCGGCGATGATGCGCACCCCGCATCTCGGCGATCACCCGCATCCCGTCGTCGCGCAGGCCGCGCGTGAGCTTTTGAACAAGTCGGAGAACGAACGCTCCGGTGTTCTCTCGACCGCCATGAGTTTTCTTGGGCTCTATCGTGATCCAGTTGTCGCCAAGGTCACGCGCCGCTGCGACTGGCGGATCGACGATCTCGCGACAGGCGACAGGCCGGTGACGCTGTACCTCGTGGTGCCACCATCAGACATCTCACGGACGAAGCCGCTGATCCGGCTCGTGCTCAACCAGATCGGTCGACGACTGACGGAAGACCTGCATGCTAAGCGCACCCACCGCATGCTGCTCATGCTGGACGAGTTTCCGGCGCTCGGGCGGCTCGACTTCTTCGAGAGCCAGCTCGCCTTCATGGCGGGCTATGGGATCAAGGCCTTCCTCATCGCCCAGTCGCTCAATCAGATCGAGAAGGCCTACGGGCAAAACAACGCGATCCTCGACAATTGCCATGTGCGCGTCGCCTTTGCGACCAATGACGAGCGCACCGCGAAGCGCGTATCCGATGCGCTCGGCACAGCGACCGAGATGCGCGCCATGAAGAACTATGCCGGACATCGGCTATCGCCTTGGCTCGGGCATCTGATGGTCTCACGGCAGGAGACGGCGCGGCCGCTGCTCACACCCGGCGAGATGATGCAGCTTCCCCCGACCGAGGAGATCGTCCTCGTCTCCGGTGCGCCGCCGGTGCGGGCGAAGAAGGCGCGCTACTACACCGATCCTCAGTTCAAAGCGCGGATCGCACCACCGCCAGATCGCACTGCCAGCGATGAGTCAGTTAGCAGCACGGCAGACGATTGGAGCGGCTGCGAACCGATCGCTGCGCCGCCACCGAAGAAGCGAAAGTCATCAACGGACGACACCGATGGCGGTGTCCGTCGCGAACCCGACCTGCCGGAACATGAAGACATCGCGTCCGAACCAGCACCGGCACGCAGCGAGTTCGCCGATCTCGATGACGAACCGGAGGATGATGTCCAGCGGGCCAAAGCCATGCGCGACCGGTTCGCCACGGTCGCGCGGCAAGCTTCGCTCGATCCCGATGACGGGATCGAGCTCTAGGATGTGGCCGTGAAGAAGGACCGATTGAATGTGTATTTCGATCCGGTTCTGTCCGGTGAGCTGGAGGCGTTAGCCGCCCGCCGGAAGGTCTCGAAATCGCAGATCGTGGAGGCGGCACTCGCGGCGTTCCTGTCGCCGGATGGCGCGGACCAACGCGAGGCCGCGATCGTCCGGCGCCTTGATCGGCTCACGCGCGCGGTCGAGCGGCTGGAACGCGATCAATCCATCGGCAATGAGGCGATGGCGCTCTTCGTGAAGTTCTGGCTGACCACCACGCCGCCATTACCCGACGAGATGCGCGATGCGGCACAAGCCTCGGGCAAGGAGCGCTATGACCGGTTCGTCGAAGCGCTCGGGCGGCGACTCGCAAAGGGAAAAACGCTTACCAAGGAAGTCTCGGACGACATACCAGACCGAACATCCACTGTCTGAAGCCATCGCGACTTCATGCAAAATGCGCTTATGCCTGCCTCTCTACCCCGCCGCACTACTACGCCCTCAAACCTGTTGCCGATGACCGATTAACGGTCTTCTTGATCGACCCCATAACCAGATGCGGGGCCGCCAATGACCGTCCACACTCTCAAATCAGCAGCGATCGAGCGCGGTTCCCGCATGCTCCGCACGGCGCTTGGGGCCGATATCGCGGCCTGGCTCGACGAGGACGCCGTCGTCGAAGTGATGCTTAATCCATGCGGACGCCTCTGGGTCGACCGGCTCGGCGAGGGTCTCTGCGATACGGGCGCCACGCTTACCGCCGACGATGGCGAGCGGATCGTTCGCCTCGTCGCCCATCATGTCGGCGCCGAAGTCCATGCGGATGCGCCGCGAGTATCCGCCGAGCTACCCGGAACCGGCGAACGCTTCGAGGGATTGCTCCCTCCGGTCGTCGCCGCGCCCACGTTCGCGATCCGCAAGCCCGCCGTCGCCGTCTTCACGCTCGACGATTATGTCCGCGCCGGGATCATGGCCGCAGCCGCAGCCGGTGCATTGCGCGATGCCGTCGCGTCCCGCGCCAATATCCTCGTCGCCGGTGGCACCTCGACCGGAAAGACCACGCTCACCAACGCGCTGCTCGCCGAAGTCGCCAAGACCTCCGATCGCGTGGTCCTCATCGAGGACACACGCGAGTTGCAATGCACGACGCCCAACCTCGTGGCGCTCCGCACCAAGGACGGCGTTGCGACGCTGTCCGACCTTGTCCGCTCCTCGCTGCGCCTGCGCCCGGATCGCATTCCCGTCGGTGAGGTGCGGGGCGCCGAAGCGCTCGATCTCCTCAAGGCCTGGGGCACGGGACATCCCGGCGGGATCGGCACGATCCACGCAGGCTCAGCCATCGGCGCACTGCGCCGCCTCGAACAACTCATCCAGGAAGCCGTTGTTACCGTCCCGCGGGCGCTCATCGCGGAGACCATCGACGTGCTCGCCGTCCTTCAAGGACGCGGCAGCAATCGCCGCCTCGCGGACCTCGCGCGCGTCACTGGCCTCACCGACACCGGCGATTACGCGCTCCACTCCCTTCTTACCAACCCGAAAGGAACCGCCCCATGAGCACTCGACTCAATCTCCTCTATCCCCGCTGGCCCATC
The genomic region above belongs to Rhodovulum sp. P5 and contains:
- a CDS encoding S26 family signal peptidase, producing the protein MKRARPSLLIGSAGIALIAFSAIIHANPILVWNASASVPIGFYAVQPLDTPNVGDLVVLEPPSPLGDWLLEHGYLGADVPLIKHVAAIPGQRVCRTGVTISIDGETVATARERDRFARPLPVWQGCQRLTNDQVFFLNPDTEASLDGRYFGPLPRDTIIGRTVPIWTREG
- a CDS encoding lytic transglycosylase domain-containing protein, which produces MAFLLPSGRRLVASSAILITLSGCANPPAADAQDTVSHSAEIAAPTSDVDAYVAEAAQRFRIPERWIRAVMQAESAGNARAVSSAGAMGLMQIMPGTWAELRAEHGFGSDPFDRRDNILAGTAYLRQMYDQFGAPGFLAAYNAGPGRYAEHLHTGRKLPRETRRYVAVLSQELSFSDAAPLQPVRTVSADRWQAAPLFAPVTASRETQRRTEPGRTSIDVQTAEEPAQSGSQNSQSNPLFVSRTGEPER
- a CDS encoding DUF3363 domain-containing protein; translated protein: MSGRDNDIRIKPGRIRDKGPSARRAKSFVGQVMRAAKKAGHTGNNFRTSGGRAGRSTFGRGRFVRVSRGLARTQRRVVVNARIVRHRGQKFRSAPLARHLDYLKREGVTKDGRDAATFDKEHDRANDRAFAASAEDDRHHFRFIISPEDAGQMEDLRAFTRDLMAQAERDLGTELDWVAVDHWNTDNPHVHVLVRGKADDGKDLVISRHYISRGLRGRAEELVKLELGPRSEKEIATGLDAEVKAERWTGLDRALRSYAHDTLGVADLRPGAPDLDDKELKRRMIGRAQALERFGLADKLVPSVWQLKPGMEDTLREMAVRGDIIKTMHRAMGGQSRAQTDFAIEGQPETLVLGKLVDRGLHNELSGEAYAIIDGVDGRLHHLRFRDLDLTGDTPVGGIVETRSWAGKDGGARRLALVGRSDIALAKQVNADGATWVDRLALAKTSAPLAQSGFGAEVRDALEKRAEHLVGQGLATRQGQRVTFNRDLLKTLRRRDLDQAASKIADDTGLSFRKSGDGETVAGTYRQRLDLASGRFAMIDDGMGFELVPWKPQLEKHLGQTVSGTVATGGGIDWSLGRKRGLSI
- a CDS encoding conjugal transfer protein TraG — encoded protein: MTSKKHASPATAILWGQILVVSTVALLFVWAATQWVAFRLGFQSELGDPVATIFGLPIYPPWNVFVWWYWYDAYAPRVFMEGAIIAGAGGIAAVCVAIFLSVLRAREASNVTTYGSARWGTEKDMREAGLFVDDGVVLGRYRSRYLRHDGPEHVLCFAPTRSGKGVGLVVPSLLTWPGSAIVHDIKGENWELTANYRARFSRVLLFDPTDPNSAAYNPLLEVRRGDSEVRDVQNVADILVDPEGLLERRNHWEKTSHSLLVGAILHVLYAEADKTLAGVAAFLSDPKRPIESTLAAMMRTPHLGDHPHPVVAQAARELLNKSENERSGVLSTAMSFLGLYRDPVVAKVTRRCDWRIDDLATGDRPVTLYLVVPPSDISRTKPLIRLVLNQIGRRLTEDLHAKRTHRMLLMLDEFPALGRLDFFESQLAFMAGYGIKAFLIAQSLNQIEKAYGQNNAILDNCHVRVAFATNDERTAKRVSDALGTATEMRAMKNYAGHRLSPWLGHLMVSRQETARPLLTPGEMMQLPPTEEIVLVSGAPPVRAKKARYYTDPQFKARIAPPPDRTASDESVSSTADDWSGCEPIAAPPPKKRKSSTDDTDGGVRREPDLPEHEDIASEPAPARSEFADLDDEPEDDVQRAKAMRDRFATVARQASLDPDDGIEL
- a CDS encoding CopG family transcriptional regulator, giving the protein MKKDRLNVYFDPVLSGELEALAARRKVSKSQIVEAALAAFLSPDGADQREAAIVRRLDRLTRAVERLERDQSIGNEAMALFVKFWLTTTPPLPDEMRDAAQASGKERYDRFVEALGRRLAKGKTLTKEVSDDIPDRTSTV
- the trbB gene encoding P-type conjugative transfer ATPase TrbB encodes the protein MTVHTLKSAAIERGSRMLRTALGADIAAWLDEDAVVEVMLNPCGRLWVDRLGEGLCDTGATLTADDGERIVRLVAHHVGAEVHADAPRVSAELPGTGERFEGLLPPVVAAPTFAIRKPAVAVFTLDDYVRAGIMAAAAAGALRDAVASRANILVAGGTSTGKTTLTNALLAEVAKTSDRVVLIEDTRELQCTTPNLVALRTKDGVATLSDLVRSSLRLRPDRIPVGEVRGAEALDLLKAWGTGHPGGIGTIHAGSAIGALRRLEQLIQEAVVTVPRALIAETIDVLAVLQGRGSNRRLADLARVTGLTDTGDYALHSLLTNPKGTAP